Genomic DNA from Solanum pennellii chromosome 3, SPENNV200:
AGGAAAATCAGGCTCAGTTATGCTACCCCTTCACTATGGAACTCATATATGCTTTCAGGAAATTGATAAGTTTAGTGCCTTTCCAAATAGCAAAATTGTAGgcttatttatagaaaaatactGGAATTGTAGTCCATTGATAGACATATCTACTTCAAACTGTGTAtatttacttgtttttttttcgtTTCATACTTGGCTTTTAAGACATTGGAGAATATCAAAAAGAGATGTTAAGAGATCATAAAAGAGCAGCACCTTGAGTTCTTTGAATCTtgatttgttttgttgttgtttatagGTTCAACGACTTTGGGGTTGATGGTGGTTCAGCAGCAAAAGCACTAAAACCTAAGTTCAATGTTTTGTCTAAGCATGTCGCAACACACACTGGATTTGAAGTACCCCATGTTGAGGTaataactatttttcttttgattattttaatttggtttTAGCAATTGTCCATTTGGTCTAATGACTTAAGATATCACTCACAGATGAAACATCTAATTTTGGGGGCCTTGATCATGAAGAGTCTTGGGAGCCTTCTCTTTGTCTTTGGTAGCTCTCTTGGAGCTATAATCCTGGTGTGTATCTACTATTTGCTCAAACAAATTTATGAAGTTGCTTTAAAATGTGTTGCTTGTACTCTTCAAAAGTGTTACCgcactacttttggaggattTTAAGTGCACTCAGTAACACTTTTaaagagtctgagcaacatagtATAAAACAAGCGAATTGTTTGAATTTGTTTGCTTCATCTTGCTGACCCACATCTTCATCCTGCTTTTCCTGAATGAAGGTTATTCATCAAGCCATTGCTACTCCCATCTTATACGACTTCTACAACTACGATGTTGACAAGAAAGAGTTTGCCCAACTTCTTGTCAAGTTTACTCAGGTAACTCAACATATATCTCttgaaatttatcatttatttcatccatGTCTCGTATTGCTAGATCTAGAATGAAACTTTtcaagtttttatttaattgtgtattttacggctgttttttttttgacagAGCTTGGCACTCCTTGGTGCACTGTTCTTTTTTATTGGCATGAAGAACTCTACCAAGAGATCCTCTCACCCAAAGAAGAAGGCTCCCAAGACAAAAACAGGTTAAGGGATATGAGACATTGAGAGATGTTTCAATTTTGCTGTGATCGATTTGCAGCATGCCATACCCCTTTGAAGAGTTTCTTGTAAGCTTTGTATTTTGCAATTTTACTTCGGTTAAATTTCCCAACTTTGTAGCTTCGtttttgtttgattgatttttcTGTTGCTGATAAATTatcatttagaaaaaaaatttgatttaggTATTAGTCCCCCCAAAAACAATCTAAAGTTGACAATTCCtagtaatttaatttgttaGCTTTTATTGGTTCTCGTGTTCAATCTTTCTAAAAGTGTTCTTATAACTTTGCTGCATTTGCTTTATTTCGATAGACACATAAATTTGACAGGAAAAGAatataattcacaaataaccaCTTTTCAACTCCATATAATCGAAAAATTAGTTACTGTGCAAGAGAAACTGTAatattgttatgtattgtaACTTCAAAACAATATGCAGTATCTTTGTTTTATAACCTACTCCGTTTGTTGTCACCTTTGAAATGAATCCTTCTCAAGCTGAGCCATTAACATTGTGAAGCGTTAGACAATCTTCCATATAAGATGTTGAGATGCATATAATAGGATATGATTAGAGTTCAATTTTAATGACACCAACATACGACTTGTGCTTAAGTAGAGTTTGGTGAGGGTGATGTGTATGCAATCTTAACCCTCTACCTTGTGAAACTTATGCTTAAATAGAGTTTGGTGAGGGTGATGTGTATGCAATCTTAACCCTCTACCTTGTCAATACAATAGTTGAAGTGTGTGTAATTAGTTTCTCTGTTTGTTTGATTGAGTTTGATCAAGTATGATAGAAGAAAAACTACCTTGTGAATATAATTGTTGAAGTGTGTGTAATTAATTTCTCTGTTTGTTTGATTGAGTTTGATCAAGTATGatagaagaaaaagagaacTTTCTATTTCTTAAACCTTAAATTGTAGTTATgtgaaatatatcaaaatgtttattaattttgtgattttaaatatatcttGCGGAAAGTTGAAATTGCAGTGttgtaaaaaaaagaagtgatttattctttttcaacgaaaaaagttatattttctGTATCAAAGTGCGTTTCAGTCAAGTGAAGTATCTATCTAATCACTTGTTAAGTTTAGGTTTTATTAGATATA
This window encodes:
- the LOC107015420 gene encoding uncharacterized protein LOC107015420, whose product is MGLLSFLGRLLFVSVFVLSAYQEFNDFGVDGGSAAKALKPKFNVLSKHVATHTGFEVPHVEMKHLILGALIMKSLGSLLFVFGSSLGAIILVIHQAIATPILYDFYNYDVDKKEFAQLLVKFTQSLALLGALFFFIGMKNSTKRSSHPKKKAPKTKTG